In one Arenibacter antarcticus genomic region, the following are encoded:
- the rpmB gene encoding 50S ribosomal protein L28 codes for MSKVCDVTGKRAMFGNNVSFSINKTRRRFDVNLSKKRFYIPEEDRWITLRVSAKALKSINKKGISVVLKEAKGKGLIK; via the coding sequence ATGTCTAAAGTTTGTGATGTTACTGGAAAGAGGGCCATGTTTGGAAATAACGTGTCCTTCTCTATCAATAAAACCAGAAGAAGATTTGATGTTAATCTTTCCAAAAAACGTTTCTATATTCCAGAAGAAGACCGTTGGATAACCTTAAGGGTTTCTGCTAAGGCTTTAAAGAGTATTAACAAAAAAGGAATTTCCGTTGTTTTGAAAGAAGCAAAGGGGAAAGGATTGATTAAGTAA
- the rpmG gene encoding 50S ribosomal protein L33 yields MAKKGNRIQVILECTEHKESGQPGTSRYITTKNKKNTPDRLEIKKFNPILKKMTVHKEIK; encoded by the coding sequence ATGGCAAAGAAAGGTAACAGAATTCAAGTTATTTTGGAGTGTACTGAGCATAAGGAGTCTGGGCAGCCAGGAACCTCTAGGTACATTACGACCAAAAATAAAAAGAATACTCCAGATAGGTTGGAAATCAAAAAATTCAATCCTATTTTGAAGAAAATGACAGTTCATAAAGAAATAAAATAA
- a CDS encoding DUF4295 domain-containing protein, with translation MAKKSVASLQTSSKRLTKAIKMVKSPKSGAYTFVESVMTPELVNDWLNKK, from the coding sequence ATGGCAAAGAAATCAGTAGCAAGTTTACAGACTAGTTCAAAAAGATTGACTAAGGCTATTAAAATGGTTAAGTCTCCAAAATCAGGTGCTTACACTTTTGTGGAGTCAGTAATGACACCAGAATTAGTCAATGACTGGTTGAACAAGAAATAA
- the ftsY gene encoding signal recognition particle-docking protein FtsY, with product MSLFKKLFSTPKKESLDKGLEKTKSTFLSKLGKAVVGKSKVDDDVLDSLEEILVSSDVGVDTTLRIIKRIEARVSKDKYVGTDELNRILREEIAGLLSETNFGTETEYSVPKDKKPYVIMVVGVNGVGKTTTIGKLAYQFKKQGLKVVLGAADTFRAAAIDQLQVWADRVDVPLVRQNMGSDPASVAFDTLSSAVNQNADVVIIDTAGRLHNKVNLMNELTKVKRVMQKVVPDTPHEVLLVLDGSTGQNAFEQAKQFTKATEVTALAVTKLDGTAKGGVVIGISDQFKIPVKYIGVGEGLDDLQVFNKIEFVDSFFSTKT from the coding sequence ATGAGTTTATTTAAGAAATTATTTTCAACACCAAAAAAAGAATCCTTAGACAAGGGTCTAGAAAAAACTAAGTCCACCTTCCTATCTAAACTAGGAAAGGCAGTAGTAGGGAAATCAAAGGTAGATGATGATGTTCTAGATAGTCTAGAGGAAATCTTGGTATCCTCAGATGTAGGTGTTGATACCACCCTGAGGATAATAAAAAGAATAGAGGCTAGAGTGTCCAAGGATAAATACGTTGGTACAGATGAACTCAACCGTATTTTGAGGGAGGAAATAGCTGGCCTGTTATCAGAAACCAATTTTGGTACTGAAACAGAGTATTCTGTTCCGAAGGATAAGAAACCATATGTAATCATGGTAGTGGGAGTTAATGGGGTAGGTAAAACGACCACTATAGGGAAATTGGCATACCAATTTAAAAAGCAAGGGTTAAAGGTGGTGCTAGGTGCTGCAGATACCTTTAGGGCCGCTGCTATAGATCAACTCCAAGTATGGGCAGATAGGGTAGATGTCCCCTTAGTAAGGCAAAATATGGGAAGTGATCCCGCTTCTGTTGCCTTTGATACCCTAAGTTCGGCAGTTAATCAAAATGCTGATGTGGTGATCATTGATACCGCAGGTAGGTTGCACAATAAAGTGAATCTTATGAATGAGCTAACCAAGGTGAAGCGGGTTATGCAAAAGGTGGTTCCAGATACGCCTCATGAGGTGCTTTTGGTGCTGGATGGTTCTACAGGGCAGAATGCATTTGAACAGGCCAAACAATTTACAAAAGCCACGGAAGTGACAGCTTTGGCAGTAACCAAATTAGATGGTACGGCAAAAGGTGGAGTGGTGATCGGTATTTCTGATCAATTTAAAATTCCCGTAAAATATATAGGTGTTGGCGAAGGTCTGGACGATCTTCAGGTTTTTAATAAAATAGAATTTGTAGACTCCTTTTTTAGTACCAAAACATAG
- the rimO gene encoding 30S ribosomal protein S12 methylthiotransferase RimO, whose translation MRTKSLKKNKINVVTLGCSKNVYDSEILMGQLQANNKEVVHEGEGNVVVINTCGFIANAKEESINTILEYVQKKESGEVDKVFVTGCLSERYKPDLQKEIPNVDEYFGTSELPNLLKALGADYKHELIGERLTTTPKNYSYLKIAEGCDRPCSFCAIPIMRGKHRSTPIEDLVTEANKLAAKDVKELILIAQDLTYYGLDLYKKRNLAELLEELVKVDGIEWIRLHYAFPTGFPMDVLEVMKREPKICNYLDIPLQHISDSILKSMRRGTTQEKTTKLLQDFREMVPGMTIRTTLIVGYPGETEADFNTLKEWVRDMRFERLGCFTYSHEENTHAYKLVDDVPEEVKQQRASDIMELQSQISWELNQEKVGQTLRCIIDRKEGKYFVGRSEFDSPDVDNEVLVDASKHYVKVGEFVDLSIFEAADFDLYGEPV comes from the coding sequence ATGCGTACAAAGTCACTTAAAAAGAATAAGATCAACGTTGTTACCTTGGGGTGTTCCAAGAATGTATACGACTCGGAAATATTAATGGGGCAGTTGCAGGCCAATAATAAGGAGGTAGTGCATGAAGGGGAAGGCAATGTGGTAGTTATAAATACCTGTGGCTTTATTGCCAATGCCAAGGAAGAGAGCATAAATACCATCTTGGAATACGTTCAAAAGAAGGAATCTGGTGAGGTCGACAAGGTTTTTGTTACCGGTTGTTTAAGTGAGCGCTACAAACCAGATCTTCAAAAAGAAATCCCGAATGTGGACGAGTATTTTGGGACCAGCGAATTGCCCAATTTGCTAAAGGCCTTAGGGGCTGATTATAAGCACGAATTAATAGGGGAGCGTTTAACAACTACTCCGAAGAATTACTCCTATCTGAAAATTGCCGAGGGTTGCGATAGACCTTGCTCCTTTTGTGCTATTCCTATTATGCGAGGGAAACACAGGAGTACCCCTATAGAGGACTTGGTTACAGAGGCCAATAAATTGGCTGCTAAAGATGTGAAAGAATTAATTTTGATTGCACAAGACCTTACTTACTACGGCTTAGACCTCTATAAGAAGCGGAATTTGGCAGAATTGTTAGAAGAATTAGTGAAGGTCGATGGAATTGAGTGGATCAGGTTACATTACGCTTTTCCAACAGGATTTCCAATGGATGTTCTGGAAGTCATGAAGCGCGAACCGAAAATATGTAACTATCTTGATATCCCTTTGCAGCATATTTCAGATTCTATTCTGAAAAGTATGCGCCGGGGAACCACTCAAGAAAAAACTACAAAATTATTGCAGGATTTTAGGGAAATGGTGCCTGGTATGACCATTAGGACTACCTTGATCGTGGGGTATCCAGGAGAAACGGAGGCCGATTTTAACACCTTGAAGGAATGGGTTAGGGATATGCGTTTTGAGAGGCTGGGGTGCTTTACCTATAGCCATGAGGAGAATACCCATGCGTATAAGTTGGTAGACGATGTCCCAGAAGAAGTGAAACAACAACGGGCGTCCGATATAATGGAACTTCAATCCCAAATCTCTTGGGAACTAAATCAGGAAAAAGTAGGGCAGACCTTGCGTTGTATTATTGACAGGAAGGAAGGCAAATATTTTGTTGGTCGTTCCGAGTTCGATTCCCCTGATGTGGATAATGAAGTGTTAGTAGATGCATCAAAACATTATGTAAAGGTGGGTGAGTTTGTGGACCTATCCATTTTTGAGGCGGCAGATTTTGACCTATACGGTGAACCGGTTTAA
- a CDS encoding serine hydrolase, whose amino-acid sequence MDSVKKFELQIIYTQIDRDKDSVILTEFPYQVNDSNYFYPASTVKIITAVLTLEKLQQMKSIDLYSRFYVEGDSIETTFANEISKIFTVSDNEANNRLLEFLGQDYINTQLKNKHISPVRISHRLSAPNAFEITTTPLIAYLNDSTTTPLRPTINKTAIPLALNGISKGSGYYDENQLIVKPFDFSLKNYYPLNTQFQVLKRIIFPELYKKEDQFQLGEAERDFLIKAMCTLPKEMGYDTNEYYDGYGKFFMYGDHREAIPTNIKIYNKAGSAYGTLTDCAYIIDKENNIEFMLAATILVNKNGTYNDNEYEYETIGLPFLAQLGREIYKLELLRK is encoded by the coding sequence ATGGACAGCGTTAAAAAATTCGAGTTACAGATAATCTACACCCAGATTGATCGCGATAAGGATAGCGTAATCCTGACCGAATTCCCGTATCAGGTAAACGATAGTAATTATTTTTATCCTGCAAGTACGGTGAAAATAATTACCGCAGTATTGACCTTGGAAAAATTACAGCAGATGAAATCCATAGACCTCTACTCCCGCTTTTACGTGGAGGGCGATTCTATCGAAACCACCTTTGCCAATGAAATATCCAAGATCTTTACTGTAAGCGATAACGAGGCAAATAACCGATTATTAGAATTTTTGGGACAGGACTACATAAATACCCAATTAAAGAATAAGCACATTAGCCCAGTGCGCATCTCACATCGCCTATCTGCGCCCAATGCATTTGAAATAACCACAACCCCATTAATTGCATACCTAAACGATAGCACCACCACACCATTACGCCCAACTATCAACAAAACCGCCATTCCCCTAGCCCTCAATGGAATTTCAAAGGGAAGCGGTTACTATGACGAGAACCAGCTAATTGTGAAACCTTTCGATTTTAGTTTAAAAAATTACTATCCCCTTAATACTCAGTTCCAAGTGTTGAAGCGTATCATTTTCCCTGAACTCTATAAAAAGGAAGACCAATTTCAACTTGGAGAAGCAGAACGGGATTTTCTAATAAAGGCAATGTGCACCCTTCCCAAGGAAATGGGGTATGACACAAACGAATATTACGATGGGTATGGTAAATTTTTCATGTACGGGGATCATCGGGAAGCGATTCCCACCAATATAAAGATATACAACAAGGCAGGCAGTGCTTATGGCACTTTAACGGATTGCGCGTATATTATTGATAAAGAGAATAATATAGAGTTTATGCTTGCAGCCACGATTCTCGTTAACAAGAATGGTACTTATAATGACAATGAATACGAATATGAAACTATCGGACTTCCGTTTTTAGCACAGTTGGGCAGGGAAATCTATAAGTTGGAACTGCTCAGGAAGTAA